In a genomic window of Glycine max cultivar Williams 82 chromosome 13, Glycine_max_v4.0, whole genome shotgun sequence:
- the LOC100818970 gene encoding protein N-lysine methyltransferase METTL21A, whose protein sequence is MCGPSVYISGPIRVRPMNLNIPEPNSSLLAHNPKQTTIQHPPHLRCVLESKLHSPVRGRESMKFTDSPVIELAVNDAVLSLQQDNGSMHVGTTVWPCSLVLVKFAERWGPPSDNNPYARVLDFQGKRAVELGTGCGVAGMGLYLLGLTDLLLTDIAPVMPALKRNLKVNKPILRKALKHSVLYWNNPQQIAALNPPFDFVIATDVVYIPESVPSLVSAMETLVSDDGVVLLGYQLRAPEAHELFWELCQQVFHVEKVPHEHLHPDYAYEETDVYLLKKKNKKQ, encoded by the coding sequence ATGTGTGGACCTAGTGTCTATATTTCAGGGCCCATTAGAGTAAGGCCCATGAATTTGAATATTCCAGAACCCAACTCCAGCCTCTTGGCCCACAACCCAAAACAAACAACAATCCAACATCCTCCGCACCTGCGTTGCGTGTTAGAATCGAAACTCCACAGTCCAGtgagaggaagagaaagcaTGAAGTTCACAGACTCGCCGGTGATCGAGCTTGCGGTGAACGACGCCGTTCTGTCGCTTCAGCAAGACAACGGGTCCATGCACGTGGGAACCACCGTGTGGCCATGCTCCCTCGTCCTCGTCAAATTCGCGGAGCGCTGGGGCCCACCCTCTGACAACAACCCCTACGCTCGCGTGCTCGACTTCCAAGGCAAGCGGGCCGTGGAGCTCGGCACGGGCTGCGGCGTGGCGGGAATGGGCCTCTACCTGTTGGGCCTGACGGACCTGCTCCTCACCGACATCGCACCCGTCATGCCGGCCCTGAAGCGCAACCTGAAAGTCAACAAGCCCATCCTCCGCAAGGCCCTCAAACACTCCGTGCTCTACTGGAACAACCCGCAGCAGATCGCTGCCCTAAATCCTCCCTTCGATTTCGTTATCGCAACCGATGTCGTTTACATTCCGGAATCTGTTCCTTCCTTGGTTTCTGCAATGGAAACCCTCGTCTCTGACGACGGCGTCGTTTTGCTTGGGTACCAGCTTAGGGCACCCGAGGCGCACGAGCTTTTCTGGGAACTGTGTCAACAAGTCTTCCACGTTGAGAAAGTCCCGCACGAGCATCTGCATCCCGATTACGCTTACGAAGAAACCGATGTTTATctgttgaagaagaaaaacaagaaacagTGA
- the LOC100527209 gene encoding uncharacterized protein LOC100527209 (The RefSeq protein has 1 substitution compared to this genomic sequence): protein MSVIAGSYGYIAPEYAYTLRVNEKSDIYSFGVVILELVTGKLPLDPEYGENDLVKWVQSTLDQKGLDEVIDPTLDIQFREEISKVLSVGLHCTNSLPITRPSMRGVVKKLKEVTELPKSLSGKLSSPYFQEEASDIDREGSLV, encoded by the exons ATGTCTGTGATTGCCGGATCTTATGGTTATATCGCACCAG AATATGCTTATACACTTCGGGTGAATGAAAAGAGTGACATTTATAGCTTTGGTGTGGTCATTTTGGAGTTGGTAACTGGGAAGCTCCCTCTTGACCCAGAGTATGGAGAAAATGATCTAGTAAAATGGGTTCAGTCCACATTAGATCAGAAAGGACTGGATGAGGTGATTGATCCCACTTTGGATATTCAATTTAGGGAAGAAATCAGTAAGGTACTCAGCGTGGGGCTTCATTGCACTAACTCTCTTCCTATAACCCGCCCTTCAATGCGTGGTGTGGTTAAAAAGCTGAAGGAAGTAACTGAACTTCCAAAATCCTTAAGTGGAAAACTCTCTTCTCCTTATTTTCAGGAAGAGGCTTCGGATATTGATCATGAGGGAAGCTTAGTTTGA
- the NAC175 gene encoding NAC domain-containing protein 73: MTQCNYPQNSHSIIVERHKDSLIRTCPTCGLHVKCQEQAAGIHDLPGLPAGVKFDPTDQEILEHLEAKVRSDIHKLHPLIDEFIPTLEGENGICCTHPEKLPGVSKDGLIRHFFHRPSKAYTTGTRKRRKVHTDADGSETRWHKTGKTRPVFISGKLKGYKKILVLYTNYRKQRKPEKTNWVMHQYHLGNNEEEKEGELVVSKVFYQTQPRQCGSLMKDLYPAKLSGEGVHEVTNHKNTGYVEYYNNSFVSYDQGDQHRSSTAQLVSHFPVHDGAPFIP; encoded by the exons ATGACTCAGTGCAATTACCCTCAAAACAGCCATAGCATCATTGTGGAGAGGCACAAAGATAGCTTGATCAGAACATGTCCTACATGTGGTCTTCATGTCAAATGCCAAGAGCAG GCTGCTGGAATTCATGACTTGCCTGGACTTCCTGCTGGAGTGAAGTTTGATCCTACTGATCAGGAGATTCTTGAACATTTGGAAGCGAAGGTGCGCTCTGATATTCACAAGCTTCATCCATTAATTGACGAGTTCATCCCTACTCTTGAAGGCGAGAATGGAATCTGCTGTACCCATCCAGAGAAGTTGCCAG GAGTTAGCAAAGATGGGTTGATCCGACATTTCTTTCACAGGCCTTCCAAAGCATACACAACTGGAACAAGGAAAAGGAGAAAGGTGCACACAGATGCAGATGGCAGTGAGACTCGGTGGCACAAAACAGGTAAGACTAGGCCAGTCTTCATCAGTGGCAAGTTAAAAGGGTATAAGAAAATTCTTGTACTTTACACAAACTACAGAAAACAAAGGAAGCCTGAGAAAACAAACTGGGTCATGCACCAGTACCACCTTGGCAACAATGAAGAGGAGAAGGAAGGGGAGTTGGTGGTCTCCAAAGTTTTCTATCAAACACAGCCTAGACAATGTGGCTCACTCATGAAAGACCTGTATCCTGCAAAACTAAGTGGTGAAGGCGTGCATGAGGTAACTAATCATAAGAACACTGGCTATGTCGAGTACTACAATAATTCTTTTGTATCATATGATCAAGGGGACCAGCATAGGTCCAGCACTGCACAATTAGTATCCCATTTCCCTGTCCATGATGGTgctcctttcattccttga